One window of the Zea mays cultivar B73 chromosome 3, Zm-B73-REFERENCE-NAM-5.0, whole genome shotgun sequence genome contains the following:
- the LOC103652196 gene encoding putative calcium-binding protein CML23 — protein MAAPGELRRVFASFDQDGDGRVSAAELRLCMEAAIGEDVSTEDVRVAMASVDADGDGMLDEEEFLQLVEASQQQQQQEEEGGRCRWLREAFGMYEMADCRGCITPLSLKLMLAKLGEHRDIAECQAMICRFDLDGDGVLSFDEFKTMMMG, from the coding sequence ATGGCTGCCCCAGGTGAGTTGAGGCGCGTGTTCGCGTCGTTCGACCAGGACGGCGACGGCAGGGTCTCCGCCGCCGAACTGCGGCTCTGCATGGAGGCGGCCATCGGCGAGGACGTGTCGACCGAGGACGTGAGGGTGGCTATGGCGTCGGTGGACGCGGACGGCGACGGGATGCTGGACGAGGAGGAGTTCCTGCAGCTGGTGGAAGCcagccagcagcagcagcagcaggaggaaGAGGGGGGCAGGTGCAGGTGGCTGAGGGAGGCGTTCGGGATGTACGAGATGGCCGATTGCAGAGGTTGCATCACGCCGCTGAGCCTGAAGCTGATGCTGGCCAAGCTGGGCGAGCACCGGGACATCGCCGAGTGCCAGGCCATGATCTGCCGGTTCGACCTTGACGGCGACGGCGTGCTCAGCTTCGACGAGTTCAAGACTATGATGATGGGCTAA